A window of Komagataella phaffii GS115 chromosome 1, complete sequence contains these coding sequences:
- a CDS encoding Widely conserved NADPH oxidoreductase containing flavin mononucleotide (FMN) produces the protein MVYSIKELDSGKASYFTHKQPQKPGSPLKLTRDTPKLFTPLKIRNIELPNRIGVSPMCTYSAKDGVATPWHFAHYGSLMRGAGVIILESTAINEGGRTTANDLGIYTQEQVEALSKITELAHSQDSLIGIQLDHAGRNGSTLPLFYSLLGSATKDDDGWPNKLVAPSAIPFKEDFPVPKELTLKEIEELVNQFGVCAKNSVEAGFDFIEIHAAHGFLIHEFLSSYSNKRTDKYGGSFENRIRFLLEVIDKVRQVVPDDYPIFLRISVTDSREDIVESWKLADSLKLVDIVLDRGIDLIDCSNGGVIFEPNPGPTHSVSQREAAMIIKKHIGNRGLVASVGGIYSGTEANSVLEDEGVDLVLLGSRFLRHPTTVWDFADDVEVDIFDSIQRGWAFPPKFLTND, from the coding sequence ATGGTATACTCAATTAAGGAATTGGACTCCGGAAAGGCATCATATTTCACACATAAGCAGCCTCAGAAACCAGGGTCTCCACTTAAACTGACTAGAGATACCCCGAAGCTGTTTACTCCCTTGAAAATCAGAAACATAGAATTGCCCAATAGAATTGGGGTTTCTCCAATGTGCACATATTCAGCCAAAGACGGTGTGGCTACCCCCTGGCATTTCGCACACTATGGAAGTCTTATGAGGGGTGCTGGAGTAATCATACTAGAAAGCACTGCCATCAATGAAGGAGGGAGAACAACGGCCAACGACCTTGGAATCTACACCCAGGAGCAAGTCGAAGCGCTTTCCAAGATCACAGAGCTCGCACATAGTCAAGATAGCCTAATTGGAATTCAATTGGACCATGCAGGCAGAAATGGGTCAACTTTACCATTGTTTTACAGCCTCCTTGGCTCTGCTAccaaagatgatgatggttGGCCAAATAAACTTGTAGCCCCATCTGCAATtcctttcaaagaagacttCCCAGTGCCAAAAGAACTAACCCttaaagaaattgaagaattggtGAACCAGTTTGGAGTATGTGCCAAAAACTCGGTTGAGGCGGGTTTTGATTTCATTGAGATTCATGCTGCTCATGGTTTCCTGATTCATGAGTTTTTATCTTCATACTCTAACAAACGAACTGATAAATACGGGGGCAGTTTTGAGAACAGAATTCGGTTTCTACTAGAAGTCATCGATAAGGTCAGACAAGTGGTTCCAGATGATTATCCAATTTTCCTAAGAATATCAGTCACTGATAGCAGAGAAGATATTGTTGAGTCTTGGAAACTGGCTGACTCTCTCAAGCTTGTGGACATTGTGCTTGATAGAGGaattgatttgattgattGCAGCAATGGTGGCGTTATATTTGAGCCAAATCCAGGACCAACTCACAGCGTGTCCCAAAGAGAAGCTGCCATGATTATAAAGAAACACATTGGTAATAGGGGTCTGGTGGCTTCAGTTGGAGGAATATATTCGGGGACTGAAGCCAACTCTGTATTAGAAGATGAGGGCGTAGACCTTGTCTTACTGGGATCAAGATTCCTAAGGCATCCGACTACTGTATGGGATTTTGCTGATGATGTCGAAGTAGATATCTTTGACAGTATACAACGAGGCTGGGCCTTCCCCCCTAAATTCCTTACCAATGACTGA